A genomic region of Ignavibacteriota bacterium contains the following coding sequences:
- a CDS encoding glycoside hydrolase family 95 protein — MNKKIQLLILFVLILVSCNTKEHESQTNKFQLWFDRPAKVWTEALPIGNGRLGAMIYGDVNNELLQLNEESLWAGTRINNNNPEALKNLKQIQELLLEGNSTEAEKIAVKTMLGTPPRIRSYQTLGNLNIERIDKINSSNDFRRELNLNDGIHTVKFKSNNIEFIEEALISAVDNILVVHLASSQKGKLNYNISLTRKIDAEIKIQNENKIILTGQIDDKDKPETGPIGKHMKFSAILEIKNEGGEKSKNDSSIIIKNADEITILLTAATDYNLNKLNFDRTINPLHICENILSHSDSKSYNTIKQDHILEHRSIFNRVNISLGDSLKSNLPTDLRLEKLKSGEKDPELAATYFQYGRYLLMNSSRSPGILPANLQGIWNEHFEAPWNSDFHTNINLQMNYWPAEVCNLPETVIPLTKFFEKVKEPGSVTAKEMYNAKGWMMHHLTDPFGRTGLMDGVQWGTSPLAGAWMALTFWEHYQFTKDKDYLTKDAYPLMKGAAEFILDFLIVDKNGRLVTAPSVSPENSFISLYDGKRNQITFAATIDLQIIHELFNACIESAKILNDDPAFIEKLSETQKKLPPILIGKDGTIREWIEDYEEVEPGHRHMSHLFGLHPGSQITTDTPELFEAAKKTIEKRLSNGGGHTGWSRAWIINFYDRLLDSENAYNHFIALLQKSTLPNLFDTHPPFQIDGNFGGTAGIAEMFLQSQNNIIRILPALPKEWQDGFITGLKARGNFTIDIFWKSGKLEKVKVISNVGGLCKMKYKDKDISFSTAPKNDYLLDQNFELIN; from the coding sequence ATGAATAAGAAAATACAGCTATTGATTTTATTCGTTTTGATACTTGTAAGTTGTAATACAAAAGAACATGAATCACAAACAAATAAATTTCAACTTTGGTTTGATAGACCCGCAAAAGTATGGACAGAAGCATTACCAATCGGTAACGGACGTTTAGGCGCAATGATCTATGGAGATGTTAATAATGAATTATTACAGCTAAATGAAGAAAGTTTATGGGCGGGAACAAGAATAAACAACAATAACCCTGAAGCCTTAAAAAATTTAAAACAAATTCAAGAACTTTTACTTGAAGGAAATAGTACGGAAGCGGAAAAGATTGCGGTAAAAACAATGCTTGGCACGCCGCCAAGAATTCGTTCTTATCAAACTCTTGGTAATTTGAATATTGAAAGAATTGACAAGATTAATTCATCAAATGATTTTAGAAGAGAATTAAATTTAAATGACGGTATCCACACTGTTAAATTTAAATCAAATAATATTGAATTTATTGAAGAAGCATTAATTTCGGCGGTTGATAATATTCTTGTAGTACATTTAGCTTCATCCCAAAAGGGCAAATTGAATTATAATATTTCACTTACAAGAAAAATAGACGCAGAAATTAAAATTCAAAATGAAAATAAAATAATTCTTACCGGTCAAATAGATGATAAGGATAAGCCTGAAACCGGACCAATCGGTAAGCACATGAAATTTTCCGCAATTCTCGAAATAAAAAATGAAGGCGGAGAAAAATCAAAGAATGACAGCTCAATAATTATTAAAAATGCAGATGAAATTACAATCTTACTAACCGCGGCAACCGACTATAATTTAAATAAGTTAAATTTCGATAGGACAATAAATCCATTACACATTTGCGAGAATATTCTTTCACATTCCGATTCAAAAAGTTATAACACTATTAAGCAAGACCATATATTGGAACACCGATCAATATTTAATAGAGTTAATATAAGTCTTGGCGATAGTTTAAAATCAAATTTACCTACCGATTTAAGACTTGAAAAGCTAAAGTCAGGAGAAAAAGATCCAGAACTTGCGGCAACATATTTTCAATACGGCAGATATCTGCTTATGAACAGTTCAAGGTCGCCCGGAATTCTTCCAGCAAATTTGCAGGGAATTTGGAATGAGCATTTCGAAGCTCCTTGGAATTCGGATTTTCATACAAACATAAATTTGCAGATGAATTATTGGCCGGCGGAAGTTTGCAATTTACCGGAAACCGTAATTCCTTTAACAAAATTTTTTGAAAAAGTTAAAGAGCCGGGAAGTGTAACCGCCAAAGAAATGTATAACGCGAAAGGCTGGATGATGCATCATCTGACCGATCCGTTTGGAAGAACCGGATTAATGGATGGCGTGCAATGGGGAACTTCACCTCTTGCCGGAGCTTGGATGGCGCTTACATTTTGGGAACATTATCAATTTACAAAAGATAAAGATTATCTTACTAAGGACGCGTATCCTTTAATGAAAGGCGCCGCAGAATTTATTCTGGATTTTTTAATTGTAGATAAAAATGGACGCTTAGTAACCGCGCCTTCGGTTTCTCCGGAAAATTCATTCATATCTCTTTACGATGGTAAGCGAAATCAAATAACATTTGCCGCTACAATTGATTTGCAAATTATTCATGAACTTTTTAATGCTTGTATAGAATCTGCCAAAATCTTAAATGATGACCCAGCATTTATTGAAAAATTATCTGAAACACAAAAAAAACTTCCTCCAATTTTAATTGGGAAAGATGGCACAATAAGAGAGTGGATAGAAGATTATGAAGAAGTTGAACCCGGACATAGGCATATGTCGCATTTATTTGGTTTACATCCGGGATCTCAAATAACAACAGATACGCCTGAATTATTTGAAGCCGCTAAAAAGACTATTGAAAAAAGACTATCCAATGGAGGCGGACATACGGGATGGAGCAGAGCTTGGATAATAAATTTTTATGACAGACTTTTAGACAGTGAAAATGCTTATAATCATTTTATTGCTCTTTTACAGAAATCCACATTGCCGAATTTGTTTGATACGCATCCGCCATTTCAAATTGACGGTAATTTCGGCGGAACGGCGGGTATTGCCGAAATGTTTCTTCAAAGCCAAAATAATATAATCAGAATTCTGCCTGCTTTACCGAAAGAATGGCAAGATGGATTTATTACCGGATTGAAAGCACGAGGAAATTTTACAATAGATATATTTTGGAAAAGTGGAAAGTTGGAAAAAGTAAAAGTAATTTCAAATGTAGGCGGGTTGTGTAAAATGAAATATAAAGATAAAGACATTTCATTCAGCACGGCTCCAAAAAATGATTATTTACTTGATCAAAATTTTGAACTTATAAATTAA
- a CDS encoding right-handed parallel beta-helix repeat-containing protein — protein MNKNILKIALFFLLYFNIQIFPGDELKIYVSVNGNDNSNGNFDSPLKTIQKAIENVKPSIGKLPISIIISEGNYRIEMPLEFNADELGSVDNPLKIISRNTDSVVISGGIKLKNWKKESNGIWSVTLPENYSCKFNTLYVNDRRAIRARFPDKDYLHVKKAGEDNRTNFFFEKNDFPNVNKVSNLELVLLHDWSITRICVKEIDWENLSLKTVDSIGARSPAFFNISNWEPNPRYFLENAIEFCNSPGEWYCDFEQRKIYYVPFPNEDINELNAVIPISPQLVKINGDRLQNRGYINFEGITFEHTNWVIPERGYCGIQACMYDNRESNTKQWNQVPAAIEVNCAENILFKNCTVKHTDGSGIWFKESCVNCEIADCKIYDIAGNGISIGEGQDRQINSNAWWKMEPTQISSENKIKNSMVENCGVRFFGACGIWCGLVSNTLIEKNVVKNLPYTGISVGWMWDTISTPCANNTVTSNHIYNIMNILSDGGGLYFLGKQPGSKIINNIIHDVKINAGKAESNGMFLDEGSTELLISENIVYNIARSPLRFHKATKNIVRNNILMCDENNPEIRYNRTEENDIVKTDNLILLKNNEEHQKMLKEKIDEKFNSNYFVK, from the coding sequence ATGAATAAGAATATTTTAAAGATTGCATTATTCTTTTTGCTTTATTTTAATATACAAATTTTTCCGGGGGATGAATTAAAGATATATGTTTCCGTTAATGGCAATGATAATTCCAACGGAAATTTCGATTCCCCATTGAAAACTATTCAGAAAGCGATTGAAAACGTAAAACCCAGCATAGGCAAATTACCTATTTCAATTATTATTTCAGAAGGGAATTATCGAATTGAGATGCCGTTGGAATTTAACGCCGATGAACTTGGAAGTGTTGATAATCCATTAAAAATAATTTCTCGCAACACTGACAGCGTTGTAATCTCAGGCGGAATTAAACTTAAAAATTGGAAGAAAGAATCCAATGGAATTTGGTCTGTAACTTTGCCGGAAAATTATTCATGTAAATTTAATACGCTTTATGTTAACGATAGAAGAGCCATTAGAGCGCGGTTTCCTGATAAAGATTATTTACACGTTAAAAAAGCCGGAGAAGATAATAGAACTAATTTCTTTTTTGAGAAAAATGATTTTCCTAATGTAAATAAAGTAAGCAATCTTGAATTAGTATTATTACACGATTGGTCAATTACAAGAATTTGCGTTAAAGAAATTGATTGGGAAAATCTTAGTTTGAAAACAGTTGATTCAATTGGCGCAAGGAGTCCGGCGTTTTTTAATATTTCAAATTGGGAACCAAATCCAAGATACTTCTTAGAAAATGCGATTGAGTTTTGCAATTCGCCTGGTGAATGGTATTGCGATTTTGAACAAAGAAAAATTTATTACGTTCCTTTTCCCAATGAAGATATAAATGAATTAAATGCCGTAATACCAATTTCTCCTCAGCTTGTTAAAATCAATGGCGACAGACTACAAAACCGTGGATATATAAATTTTGAAGGAATAACTTTTGAGCATACAAATTGGGTTATTCCAGAAAGAGGTTACTGCGGAATTCAAGCTTGTATGTATGATAATCGTGAGTCAAATACCAAACAATGGAATCAAGTACCCGCGGCAATTGAAGTTAATTGTGCTGAAAATATTTTGTTTAAAAATTGTACTGTAAAACATACCGATGGTTCAGGGATTTGGTTTAAAGAAAGCTGTGTTAATTGTGAAATTGCCGACTGTAAAATTTATGACATTGCAGGAAATGGAATTTCAATCGGAGAAGGACAAGACAGGCAGATTAATTCCAACGCTTGGTGGAAAATGGAACCAACCCAAATTTCAAGCGAAAATAAAATTAAAAATTCTATGGTAGAAAATTGCGGTGTAAGGTTTTTCGGAGCGTGCGGAATTTGGTGCGGATTAGTGTCAAATACTTTGATAGAAAAAAATGTTGTAAAAAATTTACCATATACAGGTATTTCTGTCGGTTGGATGTGGGATACGATTTCAACCCCATGTGCAAATAATACTGTTACGTCAAATCATATCTATAATATTATGAATATTTTAAGCGATGGCGGCGGTTTATATTTTTTAGGAAAACAGCCAGGCAGCAAAATAATTAATAACATAATTCACGATGTAAAAATAAACGCGGGCAAAGCGGAGAGTAACGGAATGTTTTTGGACGAGGGAAGCACAGAATTACTTATTTCCGAAAACATTGTTTATAATATCGCTCGTTCACCTTTAAGATTTCACAAAGCTACAAAAAATATTGTGAGAAATAATATTTTAATGTGTGATGAAAATAACCCTGAAATAAGATATAACCGAACCGAAGAAAATGATATCGTAAAAACTGATAATTTGATATTATTGAAAAATAATGAAGAACATCAAAAAATGTTGAAAGAAAAAATTGATGAAAAATTCAATTCAAATTATTTTGTAAAATAA
- a CDS encoding aldolase translates to MKKNPLLEKLNSGQRIYGSAIISASKIWSNAVKSANLDFVFIDTEHIPLGRETVSEMCVLYSALNLNPIVRIPSPDPYAACTMLDGGAVGILVPYIETKEQVKELVGATKYRPIKGKRLNEFLTDNSKIKPNLKEYIDNRCKNNLLFINIESEPAVKDLSKILSVDGIDGVIIGPHDLSCSLGIPEEYDNPEFDKYVKQIIKIASKKNIPVGIHLSEDPQYQIKWGNLGIKIILHSSDFAIYSKSLVSDINKIRQGLENYQNGEMQNKSIII, encoded by the coding sequence ATGAAAAAAAATCCATTATTAGAGAAACTAAATTCGGGGCAGAGAATTTACGGAAGCGCAATTATCTCCGCGTCAAAAATATGGAGCAACGCGGTAAAAAGCGCAAACTTAGATTTTGTTTTCATTGATACTGAACATATTCCATTAGGAAGAGAAACAGTTTCCGAAATGTGCGTTTTGTACTCTGCGCTTAATTTAAATCCAATTGTTAGAATTCCATCGCCTGATCCATATGCCGCATGCACAATGTTAGATGGCGGCGCCGTTGGAATTTTAGTCCCTTATATAGAAACAAAAGAGCAAGTAAAAGAATTAGTTGGAGCCACAAAATATCGACCGATAAAAGGCAAAAGACTCAATGAGTTTTTAACGGATAATTCAAAAATTAAACCGAATTTAAAAGAATATATTGATAATAGGTGCAAAAACAATTTACTTTTTATAAACATAGAAAGCGAGCCTGCGGTTAAGGATTTATCAAAAATATTATCAGTTGATGGAATTGACGGAGTAATTATTGGTCCGCATGATTTATCATGCAGTTTAGGAATTCCTGAAGAATATGATAATCCCGAATTTGATAAATATGTGAAACAAATAATTAAGATTGCGTCAAAGAAAAATATTCCGGTTGGAATTCATTTATCCGAAGATCCGCAGTACCAAATAAAATGGGGAAATCTTGGTATTAAAATTATACTTCACAGTTCTGATTTCGCAATTTATTCTAAAAGTTTAGTTTCTGATATTAATAAAATCAGGCAAGGTTTAGAGAATTATCAAAATGGAGAGATGCAAAATAAATCAATAATAATTTAG
- a CDS encoding CotH kinase family protein, translating to MDSNLTAKKNSNYLKLIYMIDLNIKNIFSLIIFILLFSISAIAQTKRIFINEFLASNESVNEDRDFEQNSDWVELYNSLDDTVDISNWYLTDNLSKPDKWQIPFGVKIPPGKFLVIWADGKDTVINNVHTNFNFSADGEEIGLFDSNLIFVDSVIYSNQNVDISYGRKPDGNDLWNLFINPTPGNSNNLSDSLKLESPYFSVDAGFYTNEQTLIISHNDPQVIIRYTTNGNEPTENSQIYSAPIIIKSRTGDQNIFSEIRTNKDPFLWLPDWQPPNSEIFKSTVIRAKVFKVGYIPSVVVTKTFFVDENIFQKYSTLPVISLVSDYKNLFDEETGIYVPGIFHESGNSGSGNYFKDWEKPAHIEYFEADKKLAFSYDLGISVHGGTSPASPQKGLNIIARKEYGSNSINYALFKNDPTNANKLEEFKRFILRSWGSTISGSLFSDAYAQRLMAKNDLDIQAYQPAVVFINGEYWGLHSIRESNKNSWYYQSHYNIDRNNPGFDILNNSRKNNLPFAYADEGDANNWNLLMAYINSHDMTLPENYEYLKSKIDMNNFINYIGHCVYLGKWDWPNNNEGSWRPRTTDAKWRWIQYDMETSFGAATSLGTQFSGLGPQLNMIKAVTVGEFIPGFGVYGPHPIVAKIFNNTEFQDSLKNWFEYHMQHEFHPDSMNILLDQMADEIRPYMDEYKNRCPYIGEMDDGWENSLLKIREFNFQRPAYMKQHLENLTSVENLELNSDFNLYQNYPNPFNPITTIKYNIPANAKGKISNENIDANNSVQLIIYNSLGEKVRTLVNQKQTPGEYKIEFNAANLASGIYFYQLNTGSFVQTKKLMLLK from the coding sequence ATGGATTCAAATTTAACTGCAAAAAAAAATTCTAATTATTTAAAATTGATTTATATGATTGATTTAAATATAAAAAATATTTTTAGCCTTATTATTTTTATACTACTTTTTTCAATTTCAGCAATTGCCCAGACAAAAAGAATTTTTATAAATGAATTTCTAGCTTCAAATGAATCTGTTAATGAAGATAGAGATTTCGAACAAAACTCCGATTGGGTTGAACTTTACAATTCACTTGATGATACAGTAGACATCAGTAATTGGTATTTGACCGATAATTTGAGCAAACCCGATAAATGGCAAATTCCCTTTGGCGTTAAAATTCCACCCGGAAAATTTTTAGTAATTTGGGCTGATGGAAAAGATACCGTTATAAATAATGTTCATACAAATTTTAATTTTTCCGCGGATGGTGAAGAAATTGGCTTATTCGATTCTAATTTGATTTTTGTTGATAGTGTTATTTATTCAAATCAAAATGTTGATATATCTTACGGTCGAAAACCTGATGGAAATGATTTATGGAATTTATTTATAAATCCGACTCCCGGAAATTCAAATAATTTATCGGATAGCTTAAAATTAGAAAGTCCTTATTTTTCTGTTGATGCCGGATTTTATACAAATGAACAGACATTAATTATTTCGCATAATGATCCGCAGGTAATAATTAGATATACAACAAACGGAAATGAGCCGACGGAAAATTCACAGATTTACTCAGCGCCGATAATAATTAAATCAAGAACCGGCGATCAAAATATTTTTTCGGAAATAAGGACAAATAAAGATCCTTTTCTTTGGCTTCCCGACTGGCAGCCGCCAAATAGTGAAATTTTTAAATCAACCGTTATTAGAGCAAAAGTATTTAAAGTCGGTTACATTCCAAGTGTTGTTGTTACTAAAACATTTTTTGTTGATGAAAATATTTTTCAAAAATATTCTACGCTTCCCGTCATTTCTTTGGTCTCTGATTATAAAAATTTATTTGATGAAGAAACAGGAATTTATGTCCCCGGAATCTTTCATGAATCCGGTAACAGCGGAAGTGGAAATTATTTTAAGGACTGGGAAAAACCCGCTCACATTGAATATTTTGAAGCTGATAAAAAATTGGCTTTTTCGTATGACCTTGGAATTTCCGTGCATGGAGGCACTTCTCCGGCAAGTCCACAAAAAGGATTAAATATAATCGCGAGAAAAGAATACGGCTCTAATTCAATTAATTATGCGCTATTTAAAAACGATCCGACAAATGCCAATAAGTTAGAAGAATTTAAACGTTTTATTCTAAGATCTTGGGGAAGCACAATAAGCGGTTCATTATTTAGCGATGCTTATGCACAAAGATTAATGGCAAAAAATGATTTGGATATTCAAGCATATCAGCCGGCTGTGGTTTTCATAAATGGCGAATATTGGGGTTTGCATTCAATTAGAGAATCAAACAAGAATTCATGGTATTATCAATCACATTACAATATTGATAGAAATAACCCGGGATTTGATATTCTAAATAATTCGAGAAAGAATAATCTTCCGTTTGCTTATGCTGATGAAGGCGATGCGAATAACTGGAATTTATTAATGGCTTATATAAATTCTCACGATATGACCTTACCCGAAAATTATGAATATTTAAAATCAAAAATTGACATGAATAATTTCATCAATTACATTGGTCATTGCGTTTACTTGGGCAAATGGGATTGGCCAAATAATAATGAAGGAAGCTGGCGACCAAGAACAACTGACGCAAAATGGAGATGGATACAATATGATATGGAAACAAGTTTTGGCGCTGCAACAAGTTTAGGGACACAGTTTTCCGGTTTGGGTCCGCAACTAAATATGATTAAAGCCGTAACAGTCGGCGAGTTTATTCCGGGATTTGGCGTGTATGGTCCTCATCCAATTGTAGCTAAAATTTTTAATAATACCGAGTTTCAAGATTCACTGAAAAATTGGTTTGAATATCATATGCAGCATGAGTTTCATCCTGATTCGATGAACATATTATTGGATCAAATGGCGGATGAAATTAGACCATATATGGATGAATATAAAAACAGATGTCCTTATATTGGAGAAATGGATGACGGTTGGGAAAATTCACTTTTAAAAATTAGGGAATTTAATTTTCAGCGACCGGCATATATGAAGCAGCATTTGGAAAATTTAACTTCAGTTGAAAATTTAGAGTTAAATTCTGATTTCAATCTTTATCAAAATTACCCTAATCCTTTTAATCCAATAACTACAATTAAATATAATATTCCGGCAAATGCAAAAGGTAAAATTTCAAATGAAAATATTGACGCCAATAATTCTGTGCAGCTTATAATTTATAATTCATTAGGTGAAAAAGTTAGAACTTTGGTAAATCAAAAACAAACTCCGGGTGAATATAAAATCGAATTCAATGCAGCCAACTTAGCAAGCGGAATTTATTTTTATCAATTAAATACCGGGAGCTTTGTTCAAACAAAAAAATTGATGCTTTTAAAATAA